The Pseudonocardia broussonetiae DNA segment GCGTGGCGCAGCCCAGCCACGTCCTGCTCGCGATGGGCACCGACGAGGCCACCGCCCGCGGCTCGCTGCGCTTCTCCCTGGGGCACACCTCGCGCCCCGAGGACGTCGACGCGGTGGCGGCGGTGATCGGGCAGGTCGTGGAGCGCGCGCGGCGGGCCGGGGCGGGGCGCTGAGCGCATGAGGGTCCTGACATGAGGGTTCTGGCCGCGATGAGCGGCGGCGTCGACTCCGCGGTGGCCGCGGCGCGCGCCGTCGACGCCGGGCACGACGTCGTCGGGGTGCACCTGGCGCTGTCGGAGACGCCGGCCGCGCTGCGCGGCGGGTCGCGCGGCTGCTGCTCCAAGGAGGACGCCGGCGACGCCCGCCGCGCCGCCGACGTCCTCGACATCCCGTTCTACGTGTGGGACTTCGCGGCGCGCTTCACCGAGGACGTCGTCGACGACTTCGTGGCGGCCTACGCGGCGGGGGAGACCCCCAACCCGTGCCTGCGGTGCAACGAGAAGATCAAGTTCGCGGCGCTGCTCGACCGGGCGCTCGGGCTGGGCTTCGACGCCGTCTGCACCGGGCACTACGCGCAGCTGCGCCAGGGCGAGCTCCGCCGGGCCGTCGACGTCGACAAGGACCAGTCCTACGTCCTCGCGGTGCTCACCGCGCACCAGCTGCGGCACGCGATGTTCCCGCTCGGCGACACCCCCAAGCCCGCCGTGCGCGCGGAGGCCGCGGCCCGCGGGCTGCGCGTCGCCGACAAGCCCGACAGCCACGACATCTGCTTCATCCCCTCCGGCGACACCCGCGCGTTCCTCGGCGCGCGCATCGGCGCCCGGCCCGGCCCGATCGTCGACGACGCCACGGGCGCGGAGCTGGGCCGCCACGACGGCGTCCACGGGTTCACCGTCGGGCAGCGCAAGGGCCTGGGCGTCGACGCCCCCGCCGCCGACGGCCGCCCCCGCTACGTGCTGGGGATCGAGCCGGTGTCGGGCACGGTGCGGGTGGGTCCGGCCGACGCGCTCGACGTGCGCGCGATCGACGCCACGGCCGTGGTGTGGAGCTCGGGCGAGGCGCCCGCGGGGCCGTTCGCCTGCACGGTGCAGGTGCGCGCGCACGGGGGCCTGGCGCCCGCGGTCGTGCACCCCGGCCCCGGCGGGGTGCTGCGGGTGGAGCTGGGCGAGCCGCTGCGCGGGGTGGCCCCGGGCCAGGCGGTGGCGCTGTACGACGGGGACGTGGTGCGGGGGAGCGCGCGGATCACCGGCACGGCCTGACCTCTTCGGGCACCCACGGAATTGCAGGAAAGCCACGTTCATGCAACCGGGCTGCATGAACGTGGCTTTCCTGCAACGCCCTCAGGCCACCGTGATCGTCGTGATCATCCCCTGCAGGTGGTGCGGGATCTCGCCCTCGTCACCGACCGGGCAGAACAGGAAGTAGGTCCCCGGCTCCAGGTCCGCGAGCGTGCCGCCGGTCTGCCCCGGAGCCGCCGCCGCGGCGCCCGGCACGAGGTCGACCGCCCCGAACAGCTCCTCCATCGGCATCGCGGTGAACTGCTCGGCCGTCATCGCGGGGTCCTTGGCCCGGGCCAGGAGCGCGACGTGGAACTGCTCGTCCTCGCTCCGGTTCTCCATCAGCACGCTGATCGGGCCGGGCTCCAGGGTGGCGGGGGCGCCGGTGAACTCGAAGTCGCGGCCGACCAGGTCGATGTTCTGGTAGCCGCAGTTGTCGTGGGCCCACGTCTCGTAGCCCGCGAGGGCGGCGTTCAGGCCCGGGTCGTCGAACGCGGGGAGGACGCCGTCGTTCGCGGCGGTCTGCACGAAGGGCTGGAGCGCGGTGAGCGAGGGGGTCAGCTCGGGGGGTGCGGCGGCGAGCGCGGCGTCGAGCATCGTGGTGATCGTCGCCCCCCACGCCTTGACCTCCTCGGGCGCCGGCGGGCTCTCCGGGCCCTCCTCCGGCGTCGGCGTGGCGTCGATGCCCAGCAGGTTGGTGCAGGCGGTGTCGACGGACGAGGCGGCGGTGGTCGGGGCGGGCTGGTCGGCCGCCGCGGGGGCCGGCGCCGCGGCGCCGCCGCACGCGGTCGTCACGCTGATCAGCGCGGCGGCGAAGACGGCCGCGGTGAGGGGGCGTCGGGTGTCCATCGGGTCCTCCGGGTCGGGTCTCGGTCGTTCTGGGGAAAGCCTAGGAACGCTGTTACCGCTGGTCAGGAGTGCTACCGCGATCATTCGGGGGTGTTTCCCGCACCCCCGTCGTGCCGGAAGGGGGTGCTGACCCCCTCGTAGGTCAGGTGCATGACCATCCCGGCGGCGGCGTGATTCAGGTTGTGGCAGTGGTCCATCCAGATGCCGGGGTTGTCGGCGCGGAACGCGACCTCGAAGGTCTCGCCGGGGCCGACGTCGAGCGAGTCGGTCCACCACGCGCTCCCGGTCGCCGGGACGCCGTCGCGCGAGAGCACGCGCACGTGGTGGCCGTGCAGGTGCATGGGGTGCGCGTCGGTGCCGTCGTTGCGGATCGTCACGCGGACGAGCTCGCCCTCGGCGACGGTCGCGGGCTCCGGGTCGAGCGACCCGTTGATCGTCCAGACGACGGACGGCACGCCGCGCCGCGTCACGCGCTCGGTGTCGAGGACCTGGAGGAGCTCGCGGTCGAACGGCCCGGTCTCCGGCGCCGCCGGGGTGCCGTAGGCGAGCGGGTCGAACTCCGGCCCGCCCCCGGTCAGCGGCACCGGGTCGACGCCGAAGCCGACCGACGGCCCGTCCACCAGCCCGACGGTCGCGGGCCCGGCCAGTCCGACGTCGACGCGCCCGCCCGCCGGGACGCGCAGCACCGCACCGTCGAGCGGGGTCGGACCGGTGAGGTCGGTGCCGTCGATCGCGAGGACCGTGAACGGGGCGCCGTCGACGGCCCAGGTCTGCGTCGTCGAGTCGGTGTTGACGATCCGGACGCGCTCGACCGGGTCGCGGCGCACCGGCCCGTCGATCACGGGCTCGGTCACGGCACCGGGGTCGGGGAACGTGTGCGCGAGCAGCACGGCGTCGGGCCCGCCGCCGCCGGCCGGCTCGACCACCAGCGCGCCGAACAGCCCCCGCGCCACGGTCCGCGCCGAGTCCTGGTGGGAGTGGTACCAGTACGAGCCTGCCTGCTCGGGCCGGAAGCGGTAGACGTGCGTGCCGCCCGGCGCGACGGCGTCCTGCGTCACGCCCGCCACCCCGTCCTCGGCGTTGGGGACGTCGAGGCCGTGCCAGTGCAGCGTGACGCCCTCCTCGACGTCGGCGTTGCGCAGCTCGACCTCGACCAGCTGCCCCGCCCGCACCCGCAGCTCCGGGCCGGGCGCGGTGCCGTCGAAGGTGAGGGCGTCGACGCCCCCGACGGGCGCGTGCCGCGCGGTGAGGGTGAACCGCACGTCGGGCTCGCCGTCGCGGGGGCCGGTGAGGTCGGTGACGCTGCGACCGGGCTCCCCGTGACCCGTGCCGTGACCCGTGCCGTGACCCGCCCCGTGACCCGCGCCGTGACCGCCGCCGTGACCGCCGGGGTGATCGCCGGCGTGCACCACGGGCGCGGCCTCGGTGCCCCCGGCGTGCGTCGCGACCGTCACGACCCCGGCGCCCAGCAGCGCGACCGCCCCGGCGGCGAGCAGGGCGGGCAGGGAGCGCAGGAGCCGTCCGGTGTCCACGACGTCGAGCGTCGGCGCCGCGGGCCGGGCGGGGGAGGGTGCCAGCACCCGTTCCGGAGGACGCCAGCACGCCCGTTCGGCCGTTCGGCCGCACCTGGCCCCGGCGCCCGGTCACGGCTGGCGCCGCGGGCCCGCCGCCTGCCACGATGCGCCGACCCCGGGAGGCCCGAGATGTCCGACATCACCGCCGATGTCTCGCGCGACGACGCCACGGAGGGCGCGGGGATCCTCGTGCGCACCATCGGCCGGATCGGGCTCGTCGCCTACGGGCTGGTGCACCTGTTCGTCGCGGCGCTGGCCGTGCAGGTCCCGTTCGGCGACCCGGAGCGGGCCGACAAGAAGGGCGCGCTGCAGGCCGTCGCGGCCACCGGGCCGGGGGTGGTGCTGCTGTGGATCGTCACCGCGGGGCTCGTCGCGCTGGTGCTGTGGCAGCTCGCCGAGGCCGTGCTGGGGCACCGCGAGCTCCCCCCGCGCCAGCGCGCGCGGCGGGTCGCGATCAACCTGGCCGAGGCCGGGCTGTTCGGGGTCCTCGCGTGGTCGGCCGGGTCGATCGCGGCGAAGGGCGGGGCGCCGTCGACGCAGCCGTCGTTCGCGTCGGTGGTGCTCGGGTGGCCGGCCGGCCCGGTGCTGGTGGGGCTGGCGGGCGTCGGCGTGGTGGTCGGGTCGGCGTACGCGGTGCGGCGCGGGGTGCGCCACACGTTCCTGCGCGAGCTCGACCTGCGCGGCGCCGGGCTGCGCCGCTCCACGCTCGTCACGCGGACGGGGCAGGTCGGCTGGGTCGCGGCGGGCTTCGCGTACGGGGTGCCGGGGGTGCTGCTCGTCGTCGCCGCCGTCCGGTACGACCCGAAGCAGCCGACCACCCTCGACGCGGGGCTGCAGGCGCTCGCCGACCAGCCCTACGGGCCGCCGCTGCTGGTGCTGCTCGCGCTGGGGCTGACGGCGTTCGGCATCTACTGCTTCTTCGACGCCCGCTACCGCGCCGGCTGAGCCCGCACTGGTAGACACGCGCCATGAGCACCGACGATCCGCTGGCCGCCGCGCTCGCCGCCGCCGGGCTCGCCCCCGCGGGGCCCGAGCCGCAGGACCCGCTGGCCGCCGCGCTGGCGGCCGCCGGGCTGGGCGGCGCCCGTCCCGGCGACCCGCCGCCGCCCCCGCCCGCGCCGCGCGCCGTCGTCGTCGAGGAGGAGGACGAGACCCCGCGCGAGCGGCCCCGCTGGCCCGACGGCGCGGCCACCGGCGTCGGCTCGATGCCCGGCACCGACGTCGCCGAGGCTTCGGCCACGATCGTCGGCGAGCTGCCGCTGCTGCCGCACCTGGCCGAGCTGCCCGCGCGCGGCGTCGGCGCCGACATGGTCGGGCGCACGGCGGCGCTGCTCGTCGACATCGCGGTGGAGGTCCGGCCCTCGGGCTACCGGGTCGTGTCCCGGCCCGGTCACGACCACCGCCGCGCCCTCGACCTGCTCCGCTTCGACCTCGACGCCCTCCAGGAGGCGTGCGACCCGGTCCGCCCGGGTTGGGTGAAGGTGCAGGCCGCGGGCCCGTGGACGCTCGCGGCGGGCGTCGAGCTGCGCACCGGGCACCGCGTCCTCACCGACCACGGGGCCGTGCACGAGTTCGCGGCCAGCCTCACCGAGGGCCTGCGCGTGCACGTCGCCGAGGTCGCCGCGCGCACCGGTGCCCAGGTGCTCCTGCAGATCGACGAACCGTCGCTGCCCGCCGTGCTCGGCGCCCGGATCCCCACGCCGTCCGGCTACGGCACGGTGCGGGCGGTCGCCGCGTCGGTCGCGGCGGACGTGCTGCGCGACCTGATCGCCGACGTCGGGGTGCCCGCCGTCCTGCACTGCTGCGCCGACGACGCCCCGCTGGAGCTGCTGGCGGGCGTCGGGGCGTCGGCGGTGTCGGTCGACGCCACCCGCCCCGCGGTGTCCGGGCGCACCGCCGTGCCCGCGGCGCTCGACCGGATCGGCGAGATCTGGGACGCCGGCACGCCGCTGCTGCTCGGGCTCGTGCCGTCGGTCGAGCCGCGGGGGCGCGTCACGTCCCGGCGGCTCGCGCAGCCCGCGTTCGACCTGGCCGACCGCCTGGGCTTCGACCGCGTCCGCCTCTCCTCGCTCTGCGTGCCCACTCCCACGTGCGGGCTCGCGGGCACGTCGCCGGCGTGGGCGCGGCGCGCCCTGGAGCTGTGCCGCGAGCTGGGCGCGGCCTTCCTGGACCCGCCCGACGTCGACCCCGACGCGGACCCCGACGACGAGCGCGACGCCCGGGACGAGGACCGCGAGCGGCGCTGACCCGTCAGGTCCGCTGCACCGCCCGCTCGGCGAGCGCGCGCAGGCGGGCGGCGTCGGCGACGAGCCCGCGGCGCAGCACGGCCCGCAGCACCGGGGCGAGCAGCCGCTGCGCGCCCTGCGGGCGCAGCCGCACCTCCAGCCGCACGCGGCTGCGCCCGTCGCCGAGGTCGCGGACGGTGCGGGCGCCGTCGGCGTCGACGCCCGAGGTCGTGCGCCACGTGAAGCGGACGCCCGGCTCCACCTCCCCGACGACGCCGCCGTTGCGGTACGCCCGGCCCATCGCCCGCATCCGCTCGTCGGTGGTGGTGCCCGGCCGCACGGGGCCCGGCGGCGACGGAGCCATCGTGGCGACGCCGTCGCGCCACTCGGGGTCGCGGCCGTAGTCGGCGACCAGGGCCCACACCGCGGCGGCGGGGGCGTCGACGTCGGTCTCCGCGCTGTACTCGATGCTGTTCATGACGCGAAAAGTACGACGTCGAAATGTACGGAGTCAAGTACTCTTCCCGCGTGGACGCCGTCGACCGGTACATCGCCCAGTGGCGCGCCGAGCGCCCCGACCTGCCGCTGGACGCGATGGGCACGTTCGGGCGGCTCGGCCGGCTGCTCGGCGTCGCCGGGCCGCTGATCGAGCGCGTGTTCGCCGCGCACGGGCTCACCACCGGCGACTTCGACGTCCTCGCGTCGCTGCGCCGCTCCGGCGAGCCGTGGACGCTCACGCCGTCGGTGCTCGCGCGGGGCCTGATGCTCTCGCCCGCCGCGATGACCAACCGGCTCGACCGCCTCGAGGCCGCCGGCCTGGTCGACCGCGCGCTCGACCCGGACAACCGCCGCAGCATGCGCGTGAGCCTCACGGCGCAGGGGCGCGCCACCGTCGACGCGGCCGTCACCGAGCACGTCGCCAACGAGGAGCGGCTGCTCGACGCGCTCACGGCCGACGAGCGCCGCACCCTCGACCACCTGCTGCGCACCCTGCTCGCCGCGCTGGAGGCCGAGCGCGACGCCGGTTCGGGTGAGCGCCCGGAAACCGTCGGTGGTCCTGGGTAACCTGCCGGTCGTGAGCCCAGTCAACGCCGCGGAGCGGCACGCGCAGCTGGCCGAGGAGGTCTCCGGGCACCTCTTCCGCTACCACGTCCTCGACGCGCCGATCATCTCCGACGGCCAGTTCGACGAGCTGTGGCGCGAGCTGCTGGCGCTGGAGGAGGCGCACCCCGAGCTGGTCACGCCGGAGTCGCCCACGCAGCGGGTCGGCGGGTTCTCGACGATCTTCACCGCGCACGACCACCTCGAGCGGATGCTCAGCCTCGACAACGCGTTCGCCGCCGACGAGCTGCGCGCGTGGGCCGAGCGCGTGGCCCGCGACGTCGGCTCGGAGGAGGTGCACTACCTCTGCGAGCTCAAGATCGACGGGTTGGCGGTCAACCTGCTCTACGAGGACGGCAGGCTCACGCGCGCGCTCACCCGGGGCGACGGCCGCACGGGCGAGGACGTCACGCTCAACATGCGCACGCTCGTCGAGGTGCCGGAGCGGCTCACCGGCACCGACGAGTTCCCGGTGCCGGCGCTGGTCGAGGTGCGGGGCGAGGTCTACTTCCGGCTGGAGGACTTCCAGGCGCTCAACGCGCAGATGGTCGAGGCCGGCAAGCCGGTGTACGCCAACCCGCGCAACACCGCGGCGGGCTCGCTGCGGCAGAAGGACCCGCGGGTCACGGCGTCGCGCAACCTGCGCCTCATCTGCCACGGCTTCGGCAAGCGCGAGGGGTTCGCGCTGGTCCGCCAGTCGCAGGGCTACGACGCGCTGCGGGCGTGGGGGCTGCCGGTGTCGGAGCGCACCGTGGTGCTGTCGGGCGTCGACGAGGTGGTGGCGCACACCGAGTACTGGGGCGAGCACCGCCACGACATCGAGCACGAGATCGACGGCGTGGTGGTCAAGGTCGACGAGGTGGCCTTGCAGCGCAGGCTCGGCTCCACCTCGCGCGCGCCGCGCTGGGCGATCGCGTTCAAGTACCCGCCCGAGGAGGCCATCACCACGCTGCTCGACATCGCCGTCAACGTCGGGCGCACCGGGCGCGTCACGCCGTTCGCGCAGATGGAGCCGGTCGTCGTCGCGGGGTCGACGGTGTCGATGGCCACGCTGCACAACGCGCACGAGGTCAAGCGCAAGGGCGTGCTGATCGGCGACCGCGTCGTCATCCGCAAGGCGGGCGACGTCATCCCCGAGGTGCTCGGGCCGGTGGTCGATGCGCGCAACGGCAGCGAGCGCGAGTTCGTCATGCCCACCCACTGCCCGGAGTGCGGCACGGCGCTCGCGCAGCAGAAGGCGGGCGACGCCGACCTGCGCTGCCCCAACTCCCGGTCCTGCCCCGCGCAGCTGCGGGAGCGGCTGTTCCACGTCGCGGGCCGCGGCGCGTTCGACATCGAGGGACTGGGCTACGAGGCCGCCGTCGCGCTGCTGCAGGCCGGGGTGGTGCGCGACGAGGGCGACGTCTTCGCGCTCACCGAGGACGACCTGCTGCGCACCGACCTGTTCCGCACCAAGGCGGGGGAGCTGTCGGCCAACGGCCGCAAGCTGCTCGTCAACCTCGAGTCGGCGAAGGACCGGCCGCTGTGGCGGGTGCTCGTCGGGCTGTCGGTCCGCCACGTCGGGCCCACCGCCGCGCAGGCGCTGGCGCGCGAGTTCCGGTCGATGGACGCGATCGAGGCGGCGGCCGACTCGGCCGCCCGCGACACCGAGGCCGCCGGCCTGGTCATCACCTCCGACGGCTCGGCCGACGACCCGGCCGAGCCGGTGCCCGCCGCCGAGGTCGAGGCCGAGGCCGAGGCCCTCGACGCGGGCGCGGAGGCGCCCGCGGAGCTGTCCGACGAGGAGCGGGCCGCGGCGGCGGAGAAGCAGGCGCGCGCCGAGACGCGGGCGCGGACGAAGGCACTGGCCGCGGCGCTGGCGCCGATCGCCGGCGTCGAGGGCGTGGGGCCCACCATCGCGGCGGCCCTGCGCGACTGGTTCTCCGTCGACTGGCACCGCGACGTCGTCGCCCGCTGGCGCGCGGCCGGGGTGCGGATGGTCGACGAGGTCGACGCCTCGGTGCCCCGCTCGCTGGAGGGCCTCTCGATCGTCGTCACCGGCTCGATGGAGGGCTTCTCCCGCGACGAGGCCAAGGAGGCCATCACCGCCCGCGGCGGCCGGGCCGCGAGCTCGGTGTCGAAGAAGACCGCGTTCGTGGTGGCGGGCGACGCCCCCGGCTCGAAGTACGACAAGGCCCTGGAGATCGGTGTGCCCGTCCTCGACGAGGCGGGCTTCCGCGTGCTGCTCGAGCGCGGGCCGGAGGCGGCCACGGAGGTGGCGACGGCCGGGGCCTGACGCCACCGCCCTCCACCCGCCCTCGCCGCGCCGCCGCCTCTCGCCCGCCCTCCCCGCGTCCCGCGCGCCGCGCCGGCCGGTGTGCCGACCGCGCACCGGCCGACCACCCGCGCACCGGCCGGGTGTGCCACCGCGCACCGGCCGGCCGCCACCCGCGCACCGGCCGGCCGCCACCCGCGCACCGGCCGCCACCCGCGCAACCTCTGGCCGTCCGCGCACCCTCTGACCCTTTGCGCATGCCGGCACGTTGTCGCGGGGCCGCGAGGTGCGCAGTTCGGTCGTTGTCCCACGGGTTGCTCGTGCCCGGTGCGCGCGCCACTGCCGGCGCCCCCCCGCCCGCCCGCCTTCCCGCGCGCCTTCCCGCGCGCGGCAGCCGAGAACGTGCGCGGGACGGCCGCGAGTCCCCGGGCGGCACTTGCCCGTTGCCCCACCCACGCACCCGTCGATGCGCAGCGCGCGTAGGCGACCGGAGGGTGCGCGGTCGGGGTCGACGCCCTCCCCGCCGCCCGCGCCC contains these protein-coding regions:
- the mnmA gene encoding tRNA 2-thiouridine(34) synthase MnmA, producing MRVLAAMSGGVDSAVAAARAVDAGHDVVGVHLALSETPAALRGGSRGCCSKEDAGDARRAADVLDIPFYVWDFAARFTEDVVDDFVAAYAAGETPNPCLRCNEKIKFAALLDRALGLGFDAVCTGHYAQLRQGELRRAVDVDKDQSYVLAVLTAHQLRHAMFPLGDTPKPAVRAEAAARGLRVADKPDSHDICFIPSGDTRAFLGARIGARPGPIVDDATGAELGRHDGVHGFTVGQRKGLGVDAPAADGRPRYVLGIEPVSGTVRVGPADALDVRAIDATAVVWSSGEAPAGPFACTVQVRAHGGLAPAVVHPGPGGVLRVELGEPLRGVAPGQAVALYDGDVVRGSARITGTA
- a CDS encoding multicopper oxidase family protein yields the protein MDTGRLLRSLPALLAAGAVALLGAGVVTVATHAGGTEAAPVVHAGDHPGGHGGGHGAGHGAGHGTGHGTGHGEPGRSVTDLTGPRDGEPDVRFTLTARHAPVGGVDALTFDGTAPGPELRVRAGQLVEVELRNADVEEGVTLHWHGLDVPNAEDGVAGVTQDAVAPGGTHVYRFRPEQAGSYWYHSHQDSARTVARGLFGALVVEPAGGGGPDAVLLAHTFPDPGAVTEPVIDGPVRRDPVERVRIVNTDSTTQTWAVDGAPFTVLAIDGTDLTGPTPLDGAVLRVPAGGRVDVGLAGPATVGLVDGPSVGFGVDPVPLTGGGPEFDPLAYGTPAAPETGPFDRELLQVLDTERVTRRGVPSVVWTINGSLDPEPATVAEGELVRVTIRNDGTDAHPMHLHGHHVRVLSRDGVPATGSAWWTDSLDVGPGETFEVAFRADNPGIWMDHCHNLNHAAAGMVMHLTYEGVSTPFRHDGGAGNTPE
- a CDS encoding DUF1206 domain-containing protein is translated as MSDITADVSRDDATEGAGILVRTIGRIGLVAYGLVHLFVAALAVQVPFGDPERADKKGALQAVAATGPGVVLLWIVTAGLVALVLWQLAEAVLGHRELPPRQRARRVAINLAEAGLFGVLAWSAGSIAAKGGAPSTQPSFASVVLGWPAGPVLVGLAGVGVVVGSAYAVRRGVRHTFLRELDLRGAGLRRSTLVTRTGQVGWVAAGFAYGVPGVLLVVAAVRYDPKQPTTLDAGLQALADQPYGPPLLVLLALGLTAFGIYCFFDARYRAG
- a CDS encoding methionine synthase gives rise to the protein MSTDDPLAAALAAAGLAPAGPEPQDPLAAALAAAGLGGARPGDPPPPPPAPRAVVVEEEDETPRERPRWPDGAATGVGSMPGTDVAEASATIVGELPLLPHLAELPARGVGADMVGRTAALLVDIAVEVRPSGYRVVSRPGHDHRRALDLLRFDLDALQEACDPVRPGWVKVQAAGPWTLAAGVELRTGHRVLTDHGAVHEFAASLTEGLRVHVAEVAARTGAQVLLQIDEPSLPAVLGARIPTPSGYGTVRAVAASVAADVLRDLIADVGVPAVLHCCADDAPLELLAGVGASAVSVDATRPAVSGRTAVPAALDRIGEIWDAGTPLLLGLVPSVEPRGRVTSRRLAQPAFDLADRLGFDRVRLSSLCVPTPTCGLAGTSPAWARRALELCRELGAAFLDPPDVDPDADPDDERDARDEDRERR
- a CDS encoding SRPBCC family protein; amino-acid sequence: MNSIEYSAETDVDAPAAAVWALVADYGRDPEWRDGVATMAPSPPGPVRPGTTTDERMRAMGRAYRNGGVVGEVEPGVRFTWRTTSGVDADGARTVRDLGDGRSRVRLEVRLRPQGAQRLLAPVLRAVLRRGLVADAARLRALAERAVQRT
- a CDS encoding MarR family transcriptional regulator; amino-acid sequence: MDAVDRYIAQWRAERPDLPLDAMGTFGRLGRLLGVAGPLIERVFAAHGLTTGDFDVLASLRRSGEPWTLTPSVLARGLMLSPAAMTNRLDRLEAAGLVDRALDPDNRRSMRVSLTAQGRATVDAAVTEHVANEERLLDALTADERRTLDHLLRTLLAALEAERDAGSGERPETVGGPG
- the ligA gene encoding NAD-dependent DNA ligase LigA; this encodes MSPVNAAERHAQLAEEVSGHLFRYHVLDAPIISDGQFDELWRELLALEEAHPELVTPESPTQRVGGFSTIFTAHDHLERMLSLDNAFAADELRAWAERVARDVGSEEVHYLCELKIDGLAVNLLYEDGRLTRALTRGDGRTGEDVTLNMRTLVEVPERLTGTDEFPVPALVEVRGEVYFRLEDFQALNAQMVEAGKPVYANPRNTAAGSLRQKDPRVTASRNLRLICHGFGKREGFALVRQSQGYDALRAWGLPVSERTVVLSGVDEVVAHTEYWGEHRHDIEHEIDGVVVKVDEVALQRRLGSTSRAPRWAIAFKYPPEEAITTLLDIAVNVGRTGRVTPFAQMEPVVVAGSTVSMATLHNAHEVKRKGVLIGDRVVIRKAGDVIPEVLGPVVDARNGSEREFVMPTHCPECGTALAQQKAGDADLRCPNSRSCPAQLRERLFHVAGRGAFDIEGLGYEAAVALLQAGVVRDEGDVFALTEDDLLRTDLFRTKAGELSANGRKLLVNLESAKDRPLWRVLVGLSVRHVGPTAAQALAREFRSMDAIEAAADSAARDTEAAGLVITSDGSADDPAEPVPAAEVEAEAEALDAGAEAPAELSDEERAAAAEKQARAETRARTKALAAALAPIAGVEGVGPTIAAALRDWFSVDWHRDVVARWRAAGVRMVDEVDASVPRSLEGLSIVVTGSMEGFSRDEAKEAITARGGRAASSVSKKTAFVVAGDAPGSKYDKALEIGVPVLDEAGFRVLLERGPEAATEVATAGA